The following coding sequences lie in one Sorghum bicolor cultivar BTx623 chromosome 6, Sorghum_bicolor_NCBIv3, whole genome shotgun sequence genomic window:
- the LOC8073417 gene encoding putative ETHYLENE INSENSITIVE 3-like 4 protein isoform X1, translating to MENYCESIDYYQKPCHAPNSPTMDDEPKDDGKGHKGKAVVDHHAGAADQHEQPESQEEFFSDSESGCESIEVADLKKRMWKDQLLLMKLEGRSGRDHRRHGGEGQLQLQPGSTDDVLIQVKDEESPENRYRRKAMLRAQDGVIRHMLKMMEACNARGFVYGVVDETGVPVSGSSDSLRGWWKDEVGFDRAGPMALSALDQECPGGSPMAAASFLHGLHDIQDSTLGSLLSALIQHCEPPQRSFPLDRGLAPPWWPTGREAWWGMQGDAPAHQGPPPYRKPHDLKKAWKISLLSAVIKHLTPRFDQMRKLVWQSKRLQHKMSARDADAWSKVITQEEALDRRAQRALQITPLDEEEEDDDDGGPDAGADASGVDSPLAAAQHVEKRKRKVGGEGGTGSSSGAGVDVDVGKELLLALPDIDCVPDADRSSIDELMKLYYRCLQGTDDGEHKAKGAVAVPDGGQQAAPVTHDSMLQGGLQRGGTAPDGSAAVHDDDMMLQSLLGIADVVDMSDFPNSPIWQWGVYD from the coding sequence ATGGAGAACTACTGCGAAAGCATCGACTACTATCAGAAGCCTTGTCATGCTCCCAACAGCCCAACCATGGACGACGAACCCAAGGACGACGGCAAGGGCCACAAAGGAAAGGCCGTCGTCGACCACCATGCCGGCGCCGCTGACCAGCATGAACAACCGGAAAGCCAGGAGGAGTTCTTCAGCGACTCCGAGTCGGGCTGCGAGTCCATCGAGGTCGCCGACCTCAAGAAGCGCATGTGGAAGGACCAGCTGCTTCTCATGAAGCTCGAGGGCCGGTCGGGCCGTGACCACCGCCGCCACGGCGGCGAGGGGCAGCTCCAGCTCCAGCCCGGCAGTACTGACGACGTCCTGATCCAGGTCAAGGATGAGGAGTCGCCCGAGAACCGGTACCGTCGCAAGGCGATGCTCCGGGCGCAGGACGGCGTCATCCGCCACATGCTCAAGATGATGGAGGCCTGCAACGCGCGCGGGTTCGTGTACGGCGTCGTGGACGAGACCGGCGTGCCCGTGTCCGGCTCCTCCGACAGCCTCCGCGGCTGGTGGAAGGACGAGGTGGGCTTCGACCGGGCGGGGCCGATGGCGCTCTCCGCCCTGGACCAGGAGTGCCCCGGCGGGAGCCCGATGGCGGCGGCGTCGTTCCTGCACGGCCTGCACGACATCCAGGACAGCACGCTGGGGTCCCTGCTGTCGGCGCTCATCCAGCACTGCGAGCCCCCGCAGCGGAGCTTCCCGCTGGACCGCGGCCTGGCGCCGCCGTGGTGGCCGACGGGGCGGGAGGCGTGGTGGGGCATGCAGGGCGATGCGCCGGCGCACCAGGGCCCGCCGCCGTACCGGAAGCCCCACGACCTGAAGAAGGCGTGGAAGATCTCGCTGCTGAGCGCGGTGATCAAGCACCTCACGCCGCGCTTCGACCAGATGCGCAAGCTCGTGTGGCAGTCCAAGCGGCTGCAGCACAAGATGAGCGCCAGGGACGCCGACGCCTGGTCCAAGGTCATCACCCAGGAGGAGGCGCTCGACCGCCGCGCGCAGCGCGCGCTGCAGATCACGCCGCTcgacgaggaggaagaggacgacgacgacggtggcCCCGACGCCGGCGCCGACGCTAGTGGTGTCGATTCTCCGCTAGCCGCAGCGCAGCACGTCGAGAAGCGCAAGCGCAAGGTCGGCGGCGAGGGGGGCACGGGTAGTAGTAGCGGCGCCGGCGTCGACGTCGACGTCGGCAAGGAGTTGCTGCTGGCGCTGCCGGACATAGATTGCGTGCCCGATGCTGACCGCAGCTCGATCGACGAGCTCATGAAGCTCTATTACCGCTGCCTGCAGGGGACCGACGACGGCGAGCACAAGGCGAAGGGCGCGGTGGCAGTCCCAGACGGAGGGCAGCAGGCTGCGCCGGTGACGCACGACAGCATGCTCCAAGGAGGTTTACAGCGCGGCGGGACCGCGCCCGACGGGTCGGCGGCGGTGCATGACGACGACATGATGCTCCAAAGTCTTCTGGGAATCGCTGACGTCGTGGACATGAGTGACTTCCCAAACAGCCCGATTTGGCAGTGGGGGGTTTACGACTGA
- the LOC8073417 gene encoding ETHYLENE INSENSITIVE 3-like 5 protein isoform X2 yields MENYCESIDYYQKPCHAPNSPTMDDEPKDDGKGHKGKAVVDHHAGAADQHEQPESQEEFFSDSESGCESIEVADLKKRMWKDQLLLMKLEGRSGRDHRRHGGEGQLQLQPGSTDDVLIQVKDEESPENRYRRKAMLRAQDGVIRHMLKMMEACNARGFVYGVVDETGVPVSGSSDSLRGWWKDEVGFDRAGPMALSALDQECPGGSPMAAASFLHGLHDIQDSTLGSLLSALIQHCEPPQRSFPLDRGLAPPWWPTGREAWWGMQGDAPAHQGPPPYRKPHDLKKAWKISLLSAVIKHLTPRFDQMRKLVWQSKRLQHKMSARDADAWSKVITQEEALDRRAQRALQITPLDEEEEDDDDGGPDAGADASGVDSPLAAAQHVEKRKRKGTDDGEHKAKGAVAVPDGGQQAAPVTHDSMLQGGLQRGGTAPDGSAAVHDDDMMLQSLLGIADVVDMSDFPNSPIWQWGVYD; encoded by the exons ATGGAGAACTACTGCGAAAGCATCGACTACTATCAGAAGCCTTGTCATGCTCCCAACAGCCCAACCATGGACGACGAACCCAAGGACGACGGCAAGGGCCACAAAGGAAAGGCCGTCGTCGACCACCATGCCGGCGCCGCTGACCAGCATGAACAACCGGAAAGCCAGGAGGAGTTCTTCAGCGACTCCGAGTCGGGCTGCGAGTCCATCGAGGTCGCCGACCTCAAGAAGCGCATGTGGAAGGACCAGCTGCTTCTCATGAAGCTCGAGGGCCGGTCGGGCCGTGACCACCGCCGCCACGGCGGCGAGGGGCAGCTCCAGCTCCAGCCCGGCAGTACTGACGACGTCCTGATCCAGGTCAAGGATGAGGAGTCGCCCGAGAACCGGTACCGTCGCAAGGCGATGCTCCGGGCGCAGGACGGCGTCATCCGCCACATGCTCAAGATGATGGAGGCCTGCAACGCGCGCGGGTTCGTGTACGGCGTCGTGGACGAGACCGGCGTGCCCGTGTCCGGCTCCTCCGACAGCCTCCGCGGCTGGTGGAAGGACGAGGTGGGCTTCGACCGGGCGGGGCCGATGGCGCTCTCCGCCCTGGACCAGGAGTGCCCCGGCGGGAGCCCGATGGCGGCGGCGTCGTTCCTGCACGGCCTGCACGACATCCAGGACAGCACGCTGGGGTCCCTGCTGTCGGCGCTCATCCAGCACTGCGAGCCCCCGCAGCGGAGCTTCCCGCTGGACCGCGGCCTGGCGCCGCCGTGGTGGCCGACGGGGCGGGAGGCGTGGTGGGGCATGCAGGGCGATGCGCCGGCGCACCAGGGCCCGCCGCCGTACCGGAAGCCCCACGACCTGAAGAAGGCGTGGAAGATCTCGCTGCTGAGCGCGGTGATCAAGCACCTCACGCCGCGCTTCGACCAGATGCGCAAGCTCGTGTGGCAGTCCAAGCGGCTGCAGCACAAGATGAGCGCCAGGGACGCCGACGCCTGGTCCAAGGTCATCACCCAGGAGGAGGCGCTCGACCGCCGCGCGCAGCGCGCGCTGCAGATCACGCCGCTcgacgaggaggaagaggacgacgacgacggtggcCCCGACGCCGGCGCCGACGCTAGTGGTGTCGATTCTCCGCTAGCCGCAGCGCAGCACGTCGAGAAGCGCAAGCGCAAG GGGACCGACGACGGCGAGCACAAGGCGAAGGGCGCGGTGGCAGTCCCAGACGGAGGGCAGCAGGCTGCGCCGGTGACGCACGACAGCATGCTCCAAGGAGGTTTACAGCGCGGCGGGACCGCGCCCGACGGGTCGGCGGCGGTGCATGACGACGACATGATGCTCCAAAGTCTTCTGGGAATCGCTGACGTCGTGGACATGAGTGACTTCCCAAACAGCCCGATTTGGCAGTGGGGGGTTTACGACTGA
- the LOC8073418 gene encoding short-chain dehydrogenase cctT, with product MAVAASRREDRDRDQPVVLVTGCSEGGIGHAMARAFAAAGCAVVATARSRGSMRDLDGDPRFLLLELDVRSDESARAAVADALREHGRVDVLVNNAGIHLVAPLAEVPMESFHQVFDTNVYGAMRLIQAVIPHMMERRKGTIVNVGSITALAPGPWAGVYSASKAALHALSDSLRVELKSFGINVMTVAPGGTKSNLGSSSAAKYDQMHEWKYYKKYEEGLRARTDISQGPGATPAEELAKKVVASVLKKNPPAWFAYGQFSAILSMLYYAPLWFRDYFYKLVMKC from the exons ATGGCAGTGGCAGCGTCCCGCCGCGAGGACCGTGATCGGGATCAGCCAGTGGTGCTTGTGACGGGGTGCTCGGAGGGCGGCATCGGCCACGCGATGGCGCGCGCCTTCGCGGCGGCCGGTTGCGCCGTCGTGGCCACGGCGCGGTCGCGCGGTTCCATGCGCGACCTCGACGGCGACCCGCGGTTCCTGCTGCTGGAGCTCGACGTGCGGTCCGACGAGAGCGCGCGCGCCGCCGTGGCGGATGCGCTGCGGGAGCACGGCCGCGTCGACGTGCTCGTCAACAACGCCGGGATCCACCTCGTCGCGCCACTCGCCGAGGTGCCCATGGAGTCCTTCCACCAGGTTTTCGACACCAATGTCTATG GTGCAATGAGGCTGATTCAAGCTGTTATTCCTCACATGATGGAGAGAAGGAAAGGTACAATTGTGAATGTTGGAAGTATTACCGCTTTGGCACCTGGACCATGGGCTGGTGTGTATTCAGCATCCAAAGCTGCTCTTCATGCACTGAGTGACTCACTAAG GGTTGAACTAAAAAGCTTCGGCATAAATGTCATGACTGTCGCCCCAGGAGGGACAAAGTCGAATCTTGGGAGTTCCTCTGCAGCCAAGTATGATCAGATGCATGAGTGGAAGTACTACAAGAAATACGAGGAAGGGCTCCGAGCTAGGACTGACATTTCCCAGGGCCCCGGGGCTACTCCAGCAGAAGAGCTTGCAAAGAAGGTGGTTGCATCCGTTCTAAAGAAGAATCCTCCAGCTTGGTTCGCTTACGGCCAGTTCTCTGCTATTCTGTCGATGTTGTATTATGCACCACTATGGTTTAGAGATTACTTCTATAAGCTTGTCATGAAATGTTAG
- the LOC8057463 gene encoding uncharacterized protein LOC8057463, whose product MASMITGDFVEAYVRRNACKEEMRKAEASTAGGVAAAQGDPEKAGASASSSEKKAAKQAAAAGSSRGEAGSSLFGLVKKKVHPKVGGSTGASS is encoded by the coding sequence ATGGCGTCCATGATAACAGGAGATTTCGTGGAGGCCTACGTACGGAGGAACGCCTGCAAAGAGGAGATGAGGAAGGCAGAAGCGAGCACCGCCGGTGGGGTGGCGGCGGCACAAGGAGACCCGGAGAAGGCCGGCGCTAGTGCATCGTCGTCGGAGAAGAAAGCGGCCAAACAGGCTGCAGCTGCTGGTAGTAGCAGGGGAGAAGCAGGCAGCAGCCTCTTTGGGCTGGTGAAGAAGAAGGTTCACCCCAAAGTTGGCGGAAGCACAGGAGCTTCTTCTTAA